The following are encoded in a window of Abditibacteriota bacterium genomic DNA:
- a CDS encoding Gfo/Idh/MocA family oxidoreductase yields MSKKVKIGVFGAGRGSTMVGVMSQHPDAELVAICDKFKPALESCRQLAEKHGEKVTLYEDFDKFLEHDMDAVVLANYATEHAPYAVRCLRSGRHVTSEVLACETMAEAVELVEAVEETGKVYTYSENYCYFRSTAEMKKIYRRGDIGEFQHGEGEYVHDGESIRHLITYGQRDHWRNWIPATFYCTHAAGPIITITGLRPVKVVAFDTPNKFARYTGKRAGEGAMLCVQFENGATGKFLQGGYRRSMESIWYCVYGTNGQMESDRFGARENMLHTWIQDAGKADYYEPKPDKENELSRATEGHGGSDYWTMQHFLDCILDREGREEAIDVYTGLDMTMIGTLGYRSAWEGNRPVEIPDLRDKSQRDKYRDDHFCCDPKYAGPGQPESCSFGRIEIPDVVYDMVRIKYETETKNKRD; encoded by the coding sequence ATGAGCAAAAAGGTAAAGATCGGCGTCTTCGGCGCCGGCAGAGGCTCCACCATGGTGGGAGTCATGAGCCAGCATCCCGACGCGGAGCTGGTGGCCATCTGCGACAAATTCAAGCCGGCCCTGGAAAGCTGCCGGCAGCTGGCGGAGAAGCACGGCGAAAAGGTGACTCTCTACGAGGACTTTGACAAGTTTCTGGAGCATGACATGGATGCGGTGGTGCTGGCCAACTACGCCACGGAGCACGCCCCCTATGCGGTGAGGTGCCTCAGGTCCGGCCGGCACGTGACCAGCGAGGTGCTGGCCTGCGAGACCATGGCAGAGGCCGTGGAGCTGGTGGAAGCAGTGGAGGAGACCGGCAAGGTGTACACCTATTCGGAAAACTACTGCTACTTCCGTTCCACCGCCGAGATGAAAAAGATATACCGCCGGGGAGACATAGGCGAGTTTCAGCACGGCGAAGGGGAATACGTCCACGACGGCGAGTCCATCAGGCATCTCATCACCTACGGCCAGAGAGACCACTGGCGCAACTGGATCCCCGCCACCTTTTACTGCACCCACGCCGCGGGGCCCATCATCACCATCACGGGCCTGAGGCCGGTGAAGGTGGTGGCCTTCGACACCCCCAACAAGTTCGCCAGATACACGGGCAAGCGGGCCGGAGAGGGCGCCATGCTGTGCGTGCAGTTTGAGAACGGCGCCACCGGCAAGTTTTTGCAGGGGGGCTACCGCCGGTCCATGGAATCCATATGGTACTGTGTGTACGGCACCAACGGCCAGATGGAGTCCGACCGCTTCGGCGCCCGGGAGAACATGCTCCACACCTGGATACAGGACGCGGGCAAGGCCGACTACTACGAGCCCAAGCCGGACAAGGAAAACGAGCTGTCCCGGGCCACCGAGGGCCACGGAGGCTCCGACTACTGGACCATGCAGCATTTTCTGGACTGCATACTGGACAGAGAGGGCAGGGAGGAGGCCATAGACGTCTATACGGGTCTGGATATGACCATGATAGGCACTCTGGGCTACCGGTCCGCCTGGGAGGGCAACCGGCCCGTGGAGATACCCGATCTGAGAGACAAGAGCCAGAGAGACAAATACAGGGACGACCACTTCTGCTGCGACCCCAAATACGCGGGGCCGGGCCAGCCGGAGAGCTGCAGCTTCGGCAGGATAGAGATCCCCGACGTGGTCTATGATATGGTGAGGATCAAATACGAGACCGAGACCAAGAACAAGAGAGACTAA
- a CDS encoding Gfo/Idh/MocA family oxidoreductase, protein MSKKVKIGVFGAGRGSTMVGVMSRHPDAELVAICDKYKPALESCRQLAEKHGEKVTLYEDFDRFLEHDMDAVVIANYATEHAPYAVKCLRSGRHVTSEVLCMQNMAEAVELIEAVEESGRVYTYAENCSYFRATWEMRRLYRRGDIGEFLHGEGEYVHDCEPDWHLLTYGERNHWRNWVPSTFYCTHGTGPILTITGLRPVKVTAYENPNRLGQTYTARKGDGSMLCVQFENGGTGKFLTGGYRRQENVLWFCLYGTNGQMETDRFGDHAEMLHTWIHDKKEARYYRPEFEEENELSRSTEGHGGSDFWTMQYFLDAILGREGGDRVIDVYTAVDMTMIGTLGFRSLFCGNAPMDCPDLRVRANREQFRNDFFCADPALARLPGQPPCSCSFGDANIPDEAYAAVREKWQGR, encoded by the coding sequence ATGAGCAAAAAAGTAAAGATCGGAGTCTTCGGCGCAGGCCGGGGCTCCACCATGGTGGGGGTCATGAGCCGGCATCCCGACGCCGAGCTGGTGGCCATATGCGACAAATACAAGCCGGCTCTGGAAAGCTGCCGGCAGCTGGCGGAGAAGCATGGCGAAAAAGTGACTCTCTACGAGGACTTTGACAGGTTCCTGGAGCACGATATGGACGCCGTGGTCATAGCCAACTACGCCACGGAGCACGCGCCCTACGCGGTGAAGTGCCTCAGGTCCGGCAGACACGTGACCAGCGAGGTGCTGTGTATGCAGAATATGGCGGAGGCCGTTGAGCTCATAGAGGCGGTGGAGGAGTCGGGCAGGGTGTACACCTACGCCGAGAACTGTTCGTATTTCCGGGCCACCTGGGAGATGCGCAGGCTGTACCGCCGGGGGGATATAGGCGAGTTCCTCCACGGCGAAGGGGAATACGTCCACGACTGCGAGCCCGACTGGCACCTGCTCACCTACGGCGAGAGGAACCACTGGCGCAACTGGGTCCCCTCCACCTTCTACTGCACCCACGGCACCGGCCCCATCCTTACCATCACCGGGCTGCGTCCCGTGAAGGTGACGGCCTACGAGAACCCCAACAGGCTCGGTCAGACCTATACTGCCCGCAAGGGGGACGGCAGCATGCTGTGCGTCCAGTTCGAGAACGGCGGCACCGGCAAATTCCTCACTGGCGGCTACAGGCGGCAGGAGAACGTCCTGTGGTTCTGCCTGTACGGCACCAACGGCCAGATGGAGACCGACCGCTTCGGCGATCACGCGGAGATGCTCCATACCTGGATCCATGACAAAAAGGAGGCCAGATACTACAGGCCCGAGTTTGAAGAAGAGAACGAGCTGTCCCGGTCCACCGAGGGCCACGGGGGCTCCGACTTCTGGACCATGCAGTATTTCCTGGACGCCATACTGGGCCGGGAGGGCGGAGACCGGGTCATAGACGTCTATACGGCGGTGGATATGACCATGATCGGGACCCTGGGCTTCAGGTCCCTTTTCTGCGGCAACGCCCCCATGGACTGCCCGGATCTCAGGGTCAGGGCCAACAGGGAGCAGTTCCGCAACGACTTCTTCTGCGCGGACCCGGCTCTCGCCCGGCTTCCGGGGCAGCCTCCCTGCTCCTGCTCCTTCGGTGATGCGAATATACCGGACGAAGCCTACGCTGCCGTCAGGGAAAAGTGGCAGGGCAGATAG